In the genome of Kluyveromyces marxianus DMKU3-1042 DNA, complete genome, chromosome 1, one region contains:
- the SEC62 gene encoding Sec63 complex subunit SEC62 yields MTEPSPESALAIAKLLRTHKELKQRQGLFDSRLVDFFRYKRFIRALQSDQYKSKSNKQPNLYPPVNSDEDARNIFVSLIKTQLVVPAVKLHSHECKEHGLKPNASHPNLLLSDKATLQPDEYYVWSYNPKTIWDYVMVVGIILGVLAFVCYPLWPPYMKRATYYLSLLALGLIGAFFGIAILRFIIYLLSLAAVSEKGGFWLFPNLFEDCGVIDSFKPLYGFGETECYSFLKKQKRKKRSQSKKKK; encoded by the coding sequence ATGACAGAACCAAGTCCTGAGTCTGCATTGGCTATTGCCAAACTATTAAGGACTCATAAGGAATTGAAACAAAGACAAGGTCTTTTCGATTCGCGTTTAGTTGACTTTTTCCGTTATAAGCGATTCATCAGAGCTTTACAGAGTGATCAATACAAATCGAAATCGAATAAACAACCTAACTTATACCCACCGGTGAATAGTGATGAAGACGCGCGCAATATTTTCGTGTCCTTGATAAAAACCCAATTGGTGGTTCCCGCTGTTAAACTCCACTCTCACGAGTGTAAAGAGCATGGATTGAAACCAAACGCATCGCACCCCAACCTATTACTATCAGACAAAGCTACCCTACAGCCAGATGAATACTACGTCTGGTCATATAACCCTAAAACTATTTGGGACTATGTCATGGTAGTAGGCATAATACTAGGTGTTTTGGCTTTTGTATGTTACCCATTATGGCCTCCTTACATGAAGCGTGCAACCTATTACTTATCTCTTCTAGCATTGGGGTTGATTGGTGCTTTCTTCGGTATTGCTATTTTAAGGTTCATTATCTACCTACTATCTTTGGCAGCTGTTAGCGAAAAAGGAGGGTTTTGGCTATTCCCTAATTTATTCGAGGATTGTGGTGTTATAGACAGTTTCAAGCCATTGTATGGTTTTGGTGAAACAGAGTGTTATAGCTTCctaaagaaacaaaagagaaagaagagatctcaatctaagaagaaaaaatga
- the FZO1 gene encoding mitofusin gives MSQQQTPHDLTNGDNSQNEHELIEDHPLEITSNELQSSISLTNGQMNRLLQSHSSHRRDRSRDHMFFSHLTQQSYSLNRNSLLNSINTVRPLINDLITENNQRAIYIPENPDSLEVLQLKVKLDGKDNMELDKSALSQLFKAQALSAIDHLTNLQTRVQDISSKVFITGDLNSGKSTLCNAFLRKKVLPEDQLPCTNVFCEIVEARENMNMERVHAIPKTVASSVKDATILYDIRDKSTYEDHPLEKLDQLVYDNEHYILLKVFIKDDKRPVEYSLLRNGTADISLIDSPGLNMDSVKTTEVMSRQEEIDLVVFVVNAENQLTLSAREFITMASREKKLMFFVVNKFDHIKDKERCKKLILDQIKEISPETYKLNKEFVHFVSSHGKIPDDGGDGPDGDHPEDDNGILNDDDPDFDQLEDNLRNFVFKKRSLSKLLPAKTYLIKLLKDIEKISACNLEKYKQEDCDLNAALEELQPQLHDAAQRCARLVESIDKISEFSTKEVYGYTKMKINQALKLTPSEFPPYTGLSSIYDYVQRVRTFIIDQILTSVQISEEYARNNAEESVKEMHNLAKEQLGDDFMSNLVFKSDLMFTKKKHNLSRKLDVPLGISNFLDPSVEGFISYLSWGLVKPPLRIGHDSSSKEDTSSVKKNSWSQSLALSSYSVSQYWTNPSLIFTSKIPTLLVYSFGGSTMLKNALINGSMFFSLRSLKKLSGSLLIVGSFLGIAYLIHDLPRALPMKLSEKYRERLLELDYAHNNADRVSKEVSQVFKFPTREVVKACELVVDKKTSKKKEVEARLRNNAMSIDFFQALLSKSQEQRSSVESINLEVD, from the coding sequence ATGTCACAACAGCAGACACCACATGACCTCACTAATGGCGATAACTCACAAAATGAGCATGAGTTGATTGAAGATCATCCTTTAGAAATTACATCAAACGAGCTACAGTCCAGTATTAGCCTTACAAATGGACAAATGAACAGATTGCTACAAAGTCACTCATCCCATCGCCGTGATAGATCTCGCGATCATATGTTCTTTTCGCATTTAACGCAACAATCATACTCCCTAAACAGAAATAGCTTATTAAACTCCATCAATACTGTCCGGCCTTTAATTAATGATTTGATTACCGAAAACAACCAACGTGCCATCTATATTCCCGAGAATCCAGATTCTCTAGAAGTTCTCCAGCTCAAAGTGAAGCTAGATGGTAAGGATAATATGGAATTAGACAAAAGCGCCCTTTCGCAGTTGTTTAAAGCACAAGCATTATCTGCTATCGATCATTTGACTAATCTACAGACTCGTGTTCAAGACATTTCATCTAAAGTGTTTATTACTGGTGACTTGAACTCCGGTAAGTCGACCCTATGCAATGCCTTTCTCAGAAAGAAAGTATTGCCCGAAGATCAATTACCATGCACTAATGTGTTTTGTGAAATAGTAGAAGCGAGAGAGAATATGAATATGGAACGAGTTCATGCTATTCCTAAAACTGTGGCAAGTTCTGTGAAGGATGCTACTATTTTGTATGACATTAGAGATAAATCAACATATGAAGATCACCCTCTTGAAAAGCTAGATCAGTTGGTTTATGATAATGAACATTACATCTTATTAAAAGTTTTTATTAAAGACGATAAAAGACCTGTCGAATATAGCTTACTAAGGAATGGTACTGCTGATATATCTTTGATCGATTCCCCTGGTTTAAATATGGATTCCGTTAAGACTACTGAAGTTATGTCTcgtcaagaagaaattgatcTAGTAGTATTCGTTGTCAATGCCGAAAATCAATTAACATTATCCGCAAGGGAATTTATCACTATGGCATCCAGggaaaagaagttaatGTTCTTCGTTGTCAACAAATTCGATCACATTAAAGATAAAGAGCGCTGTAAAAAGCTGATTTTAGACCAAATCAAAGAGATATCACCCGAGACTTACAAACTGAACAAGGAATTTGTACACTTTGTGTCTAGTCATGGGAAAATTCCAGATGATGGTGGGGATGGTCCAGATGGCGATCATCCTGAAGATGATAACGGTATTTTGAACGATGATGATCCAGATTTTGATCAACTTGAAGACAATTTACGTAATTTCGTTTTCAAAAAGCGCTCATTATCGAAACTCTTACCAGCTAAGACTTACCTAATAAAATTACTGAAAGATATAGAGAAGATCTCAGCTTGTAACTTggaaaaatacaaacaagaagactGTGATCTTAACGCGGCACTAGAAGAGTTACAGCCCCAATTACATGATGCCGCTCAGCGCTGTGCCCGACTCGTCGAATCCATCGACAAAATTTCCGAGTTCTCTACAAAAGAGGTGTACGGATACACgaagatgaaaataaaCCAGGCATTAAAGTTAACACCATCTGAATTCCCACCTTACACTGGGCTTTCATCCATCTATGATTACGTCCAGCGCGTGAGAACCTTCATAATCGATCAGATATTGACAAGTGTGCAAATCAGTGAAGAGTATGCAAGAAATAATGCCGAAGAATCGGTTAAGGAGATGCACAACCTGGCGAAGGAACAATTAGGTGATGATTTCATGTCTAACTTGGTGTTCAAAAGTGATCTAATGTTCACGAAAAAGAAGCATAACTTGAGCAGAAAGTTAGATGTTCCTTTGGGGATCAGTAATTTCCTAGACCCTTCTGTAGAGGGTTTCATTTCCTATTTATCGTGGGGTTTAGTAAAACCACCACTTAGAATCGGTCACGACAGCAGCAGTAAAGAAGATACATCGTCTGTTAAGAAGAATTCGTGGTCTCAATCACTCGCTCTATCTTCGTACTCTGTTTCCCAATACTGGACAAACCCATCGTTAATATTCACATCTAAGATACCAACTCTTTTAGTCTACTCATTTGGAGGATCTACGATGCTCAAAAATGCTTTGATAAATGGATCTATGTTTTTCTCATTAAGATCCTTGAAAAAGCTGTCAGGTTCACTACTAATCGTAGGAAGTTTTCTAGGTATAGCATATTTGATCCATGATCTTCCAAGAGCGTTACCAATGAAGTTATCTGAAAAATACAGAGAAAGGTTATTAGAGCTTGACTATGCCCATAACAATGCTGATCGGGTCTCTAAGGAAGTATCACAAGTCTTCAAATTTCCTACAAGAGAAGTTGTCAAGGCTTGCGAGTTAGTCGTTGACAAGAAGACTtctaagaagaaagaggttGAAGCCCGGCTGAGAAATAATGCAATGAGTATTGACTTTTTCCAAGCTTTACTTTCAAAGTCCCAAGAGCAAAGATCCTCAGTGGAATCTATTAACTTGGAAGTCGATTAA
- the EHT1 gene encoding medium-chain fatty acid ethyl ester synthase/esterase 2, with protein MVFLFNPAHWGYNGTITQHIGQEGTVKLQKKDGTEEQLHELISKEVPNLADGAKFQLHPMLFTGILQTMYLAAGDFSKKFNVFYGRELFELSDSGIASVDWVRNDWKKDYDFDPATGSYNKQKLAEDGAKTHPEGWPRLHPRTRYMTEDEKKGLLDDTSKPLIIVMHGLAGGSHEPIIRSLTEQLSTISDEKFQVAVLNTRGCCRTKVVSHKLFYAFATEDLRELVQREHKRDPNRKIYAVGFSFGATMLANYIGEEGDTCLLSGATLLCNPWDLVLSANKMKTDFWARKLFAKNITHFLVRTLEVNMNQVEWKGGEKPTNVSPENPTNYPFTRENLKKAKQFTEPSQFDETFTSKAVGFDSAWDYYKVGSSLNRLPSINVPTLVINSHDDPVIGEENIPVEQAKANPNILLVESDLGGHLAYLDRNYNPWITKQIAMYFDTLESFVK; from the coding sequence ATGGTATTCTTATTTAATCCTGCCCACTGGGGTTATAACGGTACTATAACTCAGCATATTGGACAAGAAGGTACCGTTAAACTCCAAAAGAAGGATGGTACCGAGGAACAATTGCATGAATTGATTTCTAAGGAAGTTCCTAACTTGGCAGATGGAGCGAAATTCCAATTGCACCCAATGTTGTTCACAGGTATCTTGCAGACTATGTATTTGGCTGCAGGTGATTTCTCGAAGAAATTCAATGTCTTTTATGGGAGAGAGTTGTTTGAATTGTCTGACAGTGGTATCGCTAGTGTCGATTGGGTCCGGAATGattggaagaaagattaTGATTTTGATCCTGCTACTGGTTCATATAATAAGCAGAAACTTGCAGAAGATGGTGCGAAGACTCATCCAGAAGGCTGGCCTCGTTTGCACCCCCGCACAAGATACATGACTGAggatgaaaaaaaagggctTTTAGATGATACGAGCAAACCGTTAATTATTGTGATGCATGGTTTAGCTGGTGGTAGTCACGAACCAATTATCAGATCCTTAACCGAACAACTTTCTACTATTTCAGATGAGAAGTTCCAGGTAGCAGTTTTGAACACCAGAGGTTGCTGTCGTACCAAAGTAGTCTCACACAAGCTATTCTATGCTTTTGCAACTGAGGATTTACGtgaattggttcaaagaGAACATAAACGTGATCCAAACAGAAAGATTTATGCTGTTGGTTTCTCTTTTGGTGCAACAATGCTGGCTAATTACATaggagaagaaggtgatACTTGTTTACTCTCTGGTGCCACTCTCTTGTGTAATCCATGGGATCTAGTTCTCTCTGCTAATAAGATGAAGACAGACTTCTGGGCTCGCAAGTTATTTGCCAAAAACATCACCCACTTTTTGGTAAGAACTTTAGAAGTAAACATGAACCAAGTTGAATGGAAAGGTGGTGAAAAACCAACAAATGTTTCTCCGGAAAATCCAACTAATTATCCATTCACACgtgaaaacttgaaaaaggCCAAACAGTTTACAGAACCCTCACAATTTGATGAGACCTTTACTTCAAAGGCCGTCGGATTTGATTCAGCTTGGGATTATTACAAGGTTGGTAGTTCTCTAAACCGTTTACCTTCTATCAATGTTCCAACGTTGGTGATTAACTCTCATGATGATCCAGTCATCGGCGAAGAAAATATCCCTGTCGAGCAAGCAAAAGCAAACCCTAATATTTTGCTGGTGGAAAGCGATTTGGGTGGTCATTTAGCCTACCTAGACAGAAACTACAATCCTTGGATCACCAAGCAAATTGCGATGTATTTTGACACCCTCGAGTCTTTTGTCAAATAA
- the PNG1 gene encoding peptide-N4-(N-acetyl-beta-glucosaminyl)asparagine amidase, whose product MSDFHETLSNISKKFLELYRSKILSQWKGSASDGDKQRFVGLLNQNDFARQLYGLYKTLCFRYENDEWYSIVLDTLDLDLIYNNVDKAIAENNATDIEYQDYLVKELLRYFKQDFFTWCNKPKCIRCGNDSNMEYSGSSGPNLEEAKYECGNVELYRCNVEGDITRFPRYNDPMKLLETRTGRCGEWCNLFTLILKSFGLEARYIWNKEDHVWCEFYSPNLKRWVHVDSCEQSFDEPHIYSQNWNKKMSYVLAFSHDTVLDVSSRYILKNQLPRDAISESDLNFICVYLTKQLRRRMNDDQLYTLACRDEQERLEWEKSKTKQDETKATTTLSGSQGRESGSAEWKAQRGEDGA is encoded by the coding sequence ATGTCAGACTTCCATGAGACGCTCTCAAATATATCCAAGAAATTCTTGGAGCTCTATCGTTCTAAAATCTTATCCCAATGGAAAGGAAGCGCATCTGATGGTGATAAACAACGATTCGTTGGACTTCTAAATCAAAATGATTTTGCCAGGCAACTTTATGGTCTTTATAAAACTTTGTGTTTCAGATATGAGAACGATGAGTGGTATTCAATAGTTCTTGACACATTAGATCTTGATCTGATTTATAATAATGTGGATAAGGCAATTGCTGAAAACAATGCGACAGACATTGAATACCAAGATTATTTGGTTAAAGAATTACTTAGATATTTTAAACAAGACTTTTTTACCTGGTGCAATAAACCTAAGTGTATTAGATGCGGAAATGACTCTAATATGGAATATAGTGGCTCAAGTGGACCAAACTTGGAAGAGGCTAAGTATGAATGCGGAAATGTCGAGCTTTATAGGTGTAATGTCGAAGGTGATATTACTAGATTTCCTCGTTATAATGATCCAATGAAACTATTAGAAACTAGAACAGGAAGATGTGGTGAATGGTGTAACCTCTTCACCTTAATTTTGAAATCCTTTGGATTGGAAGCTAGATATATTTGGAACAAGGAAGATCATGTATGGTGCGAATTTTATTCACCAAATCTTAAAAGATGGGTTCATGTGGATTCATGTGAACAAAGTTTTGATGAGccacatatatattctcaaaattggaacaagaaaatgagCTATGTATTAGCATTCAGTCATGATACTGTGCTTGATGTAAGCAGCAGGTATATCTTGAAAAACCAACTACCAAGAGATGCAATCTCAGAATCCGATCTTAACTTTATCTGCGTCTATCTAACCAAACAATTGAGAAGACGCATGAATGATGATCAATTATACACACTGGCCTGTAGAGATGAACAAGAGAGACTGGAATGGGAAAaatcgaaaacaaaacaggATGAAACTAAAGCAACCACCACCCTCTCTGGTTCGCAAGGTAGAGAAAGTGGTTCTGCAGAATGGAAAGCACAAAGAGGTGAAGACGGAGCTTAA
- the MSY1 gene encoding tyrosine--tRNA ligase MSY1 (mitochondrial), giving the protein MFGVQKFTIVSKPSHRLISRTFYRALTTKNDILQILRERGLIQQVSQPESVLTQKLLNGDKIKLYCGADPTAKSLHLGNLLPLMILLNFYIRGHDVVSLIGGATGKVGDPSGRKTERDVIEENKRQENIERIVSQFKKFFTNGLKYYESRMQSQNATVASQAGEVFYRNNITWWKDVKMLDFLASYGKHIRIQSMLGRDSVSSRLQSQDGIGFNEFTYQILQAYDFYHLYSNEDVSVQVGGNDQWGNITAGIDLINRISPQSLKTRPAFGLTVPLLTTSTGEKFGKSAGNAIFIDPEINSAYDMYQFFVNTTDADVSRFLKIFTLLSMESIQEIMQKHEQSPNERFAQKCLALEVVDLIHGVGKGLDAQFVSKILFGNSSDFADVKANDLIRVFTENRILNRVPKSVSLSDLVCQLTECSKSEFKRKVKQGSIYLGPSKTKVTDDIADFSPYMLDEKVLLLRVGKQKCFVVEFV; this is encoded by the coding sequence ATGTTCGGTGTGCAGAAATTTACAATTGTTTCAAAACCTAGTCATAGGCTAATAAGCAGGACATTTTACAGGGCTCTCACTACTAAGAATGATATATTGCAGATCCTTCGGGAAAGAGGCCTGATTCAACAAGTGTCACAACCTGAATCTGTTCTTACTCAGAAACTACTCAATGGTGATAAGATCAAGTTATATTGCGGTGCGGATCCCACAGCAAAATCATTGCATCTGGGCAACTTATTGCCTCTAATGattcttttgaacttttaCATTCGAGGACATGATGTAGTGTCTTTAATTGGGGGTGCCACGGGGAAAGTTGGTGATCCAAGTGGTAGAAAGACTGAGAGAGATGTGATTGAGGAGAATAAAAGGCAAGAGAACATCGAACGAATTGTTTCCCAATTTAAAAAATTCTTCACCAACGGTCTTAAATATTATGAAAGCAGGATGCAATCCCAGAATGCAACCGTCGCTTCTCAGGCAGGTGAAGTGTTTTATAGAAACAATATTACCTGGTGGAAGGATGTTAAAATGTTGGATTTCTTAGCCTCATATGGGAAGCATATTCGTATTCAGAGCATGTTAGGACGTGACTCAGTGTCTTCAAGATTACAGAGTCAGGATGGTATTGGCTTCAACGAGTTCACTTACCAGATCTTGCAAGCTTATGATTTCTACCACTTATATTCCAATGAGGATGTTTCAGTGCAAGTTGGTGGTAACGATCAATGGGGGAACATTACTGCAGGAATTGACCTCATAAACAGAATTTCGCCTCAATCCCTTAAAACTCGCCCTGCCTTTGGGTTGACGGTGCCTCTTTTGACAACATCTACCGGAGAAAAATTTGGTAAGTCCGCTGGTAATGCAATCTTTATTGATCCGGAAATTAACTCAGCTTACGATATGTACCAATTTTTTGTTAATACAACTGACGCAGATGTTTCCagattcttgaaaatattcACGCTCTTATCCATGGAATCGATTCAGGAAATCATGCAAAAACATGAGCAGTCACCAAACGAAAGATTCGCACAAAAGTGTTTAGCCTTAGAAGTAGTCGATCTCATTCATGGTGTTGGGAAAGGCTTGGATGCACAATTTGTGTCTAAAATTCTATTTGGCAACTCCTCGGACTTTGCTGACGTCAAGGCCAATGACTTAATTAGGGTTTTCACTGAGAATAGAATATTGAACAGAGTGCCAAAATCTGTATCTCTTTCTGATTTAGTATGTCAGTTGACAGAGTGTTCCAAAAGTGAATTCAAGAGGAAGGTGAAACAGGGATCAATCTACTTGGGCCCTAGTAAGACAAAAGTCACTGACGATATTGCTGACTTTTCGCCATATATGCTTGACGAAAAAGTTCTACTATTGAGAGTGGGTAAACAAAAGTGTTTCGTCGTTGAATTCGTTTGA